The following proteins are co-located in the Polystyrenella longa genome:
- a CDS encoding DUF456 domain-containing protein, which produces MFEWYSPEVTYYIVAVFLLVLNVGFWLLNMLTLPGNWMVLASTAIFVWLYPYPQETGGLHWWLIGGMLVLASLGELVEFAAGAVGAAKQGASRRAMVLAVVGTICGSLLGAGAGIPIPIVGPVIGALGGGALGAFSGAWVGETWKGKTAQESYNVSKGAMVGRILGTIGKLLCGSMMLALMIIDLIF; this is translated from the coding sequence ATGTTCGAATGGTACTCGCCCGAAGTCACTTACTACATTGTGGCGGTTTTCCTGCTGGTACTGAATGTTGGTTTCTGGCTGCTGAACATGCTTACCTTGCCAGGCAATTGGATGGTGCTAGCCAGCACCGCCATATTCGTCTGGTTGTATCCCTACCCTCAGGAAACCGGGGGCCTGCACTGGTGGTTGATCGGGGGCATGCTGGTTTTGGCATCGCTGGGTGAACTAGTCGAATTCGCCGCGGGTGCCGTAGGAGCGGCCAAGCAGGGAGCCAGTCGACGCGCGATGGTTCTCGCTGTAGTGGGAACCATTTGCGGTAGCTTACTCGGTGCCGGAGCAGGCATCCCTATTCCCATCGTTGGCCCCGTTATTGGTGCCTTAGGCGGTGGAGCACTCGGTGCCTTTTCCGGAGCGTGGGTAGGCGAAACCTGGAAAGGGAAAACGGCCCAGGAATCTTATAACGTCAGCAAAGGTGCGATGGTGGGGCGTATTCTGGGAACGATCGGAAAACTACTCTGTGGTTCGATGATGCTGGCGTTGATGATCATCGATTTAATCTTCTGA
- a CDS encoding ComEA family DNA-binding protein gives MLLATVNDQLRTPRDPDSPAIESPEESTISPASALPRLEAAEEEKNVPFTKTQQLLVILVMGSLVLMLGLHWARLQGWGLESVEIDRPAENLFDYQLEINSASWVEWIQLPGIGKPTAEKIIADREQNGPFQSVDDLIRVNGIGEIKLDQIRPWLRIELDSDGKPAQSNKRIEAAASED, from the coding sequence ATGCTCTTGGCCACCGTGAACGATCAATTACGCACTCCCCGCGATCCTGATTCGCCAGCAATAGAATCCCCTGAGGAATCAACGATTTCTCCGGCCTCCGCTCTGCCCCGTTTGGAAGCCGCTGAGGAGGAAAAAAACGTCCCATTTACCAAAACTCAGCAGTTGCTGGTTATTCTGGTGATGGGTTCACTGGTGCTGATGCTGGGACTGCATTGGGCCCGTTTGCAGGGGTGGGGTCTGGAATCGGTGGAGATTGATCGACCGGCGGAGAACCTGTTTGACTATCAGTTGGAAATCAATTCAGCGAGCTGGGTGGAATGGATTCAACTCCCGGGAATTGGCAAACCGACGGCGGAGAAGATCATTGCGGACCGCGAACAGAATGGACCATTTCAATCGGTGGATGATTTGATCCGGGTCAACGGCATTGGTGAAATCAAGTTGGATCAAATTCGCCCATGGCTGCGTATCGAACTCGATTCGGATGGGAAACCGGCTCAGAGCAATAAGCGGATTGAAGCGGCTGCCTCAGAAGATTAA
- a CDS encoding isoprenyl transferase: MTTVAGYSDAQLQELGLDPAKLPQHIAVIMDGNGRWARSRGLPRIEGHRRGVKSVRKIVEECARLGVGYLTLYCFSSENWKRPQHELNLLMSLLKQYVIEERSEIMRQNLSFRTIGRKEGLGEEVLAEVQKTIDYSRDNTGMCLCLALNYGSRGELVDAVQTIAQKVQEGTLNPNEIDEATIADHLYTRGMPDPDLIVRTSGEMRVSNFLLWQLSYAELWVTDKHWPEFRQEELHQALRDYASRDRRFGGLKG; this comes from the coding sequence TTGACGACCGTCGCGGGATATTCAGACGCACAACTTCAGGAACTCGGACTCGATCCAGCCAAATTGCCGCAACACATCGCGGTGATTATGGATGGGAATGGCCGCTGGGCTCGTTCGCGTGGTTTGCCACGCATCGAAGGACATCGCCGGGGCGTTAAAAGTGTTCGAAAAATCGTCGAAGAGTGCGCCCGGCTGGGAGTCGGTTACCTGACGCTGTATTGCTTCAGCAGTGAAAACTGGAAACGTCCACAACATGAACTCAACCTGCTCATGTCGCTACTCAAACAGTACGTCATCGAAGAACGATCCGAGATCATGCGGCAGAACTTAAGCTTTCGCACCATCGGTCGAAAAGAGGGACTGGGTGAAGAAGTTCTGGCTGAAGTTCAGAAGACAATCGATTACAGCCGCGATAATACCGGTATGTGCCTCTGCCTCGCTCTGAATTACGGGAGCCGGGGAGAACTCGTCGACGCGGTTCAAACGATCGCTCAAAAAGTTCAAGAAGGTACACTCAATCCGAACGAAATTGATGAAGCCACCATCGCCGATCACCTCTATACGCGAGGGATGCCCGACCCGGACTTGATTGTTCGTACATCGGGTGAAATGCGCGTCAGCAACTTCCTGCTGTGGCAGCTAAGTTACGCTGAACTGTGGGTGACCGATAAACATTGGCCGGAATTCCGGCAGGAAGAACTGCATCAGGCGCTGCGCGATTACGCCAGCCGTGACCGTCGTTTTGGTGGATTAAAGGGATAA
- a CDS encoding phosphatidate cytidylyltransferase yields MLAWRLGISAILIPLLFLLFRVDLRAGEEALILWAFCLLVLIRSTFELKTLLTRRNMQPTWLVPTLLAGLTVTSGWMPHWFNFAAPWNESLVWISMASSLSILLFFLNRAILFREPGQQMETLGAELLMFTYLGVLIAVTTQLRWVAGASMGYLAIGSLIFAAKGGDIGAYFLGRYFGKAKLIPRLSPGKTRVGGYGALLGGGLASVLWFHFATGQFMPGQDPPALWATLLYGVIIAIVGLVGDLAESLIKRDCEQKDSAALMPAFGGLLDLIDSVIYAGPVALLLWYILPLQTW; encoded by the coding sequence ATGCTTGCCTGGCGTCTTGGCATTTCTGCGATTCTGATTCCGCTCCTTTTTCTCCTCTTTCGCGTCGACCTGCGAGCTGGAGAAGAGGCCCTCATTCTATGGGCCTTCTGTTTACTCGTGCTGATTCGCTCCACGTTTGAATTGAAGACATTACTGACCCGACGCAACATGCAACCGACCTGGCTTGTTCCGACCTTGCTGGCAGGGTTAACAGTTACGTCTGGCTGGATGCCACACTGGTTCAACTTTGCCGCTCCGTGGAATGAAAGCCTCGTCTGGATCTCGATGGCGTCGAGTCTGTCGATCCTGCTTTTCTTCCTGAACCGGGCGATTCTGTTTCGGGAACCGGGACAACAAATGGAGACCCTGGGGGCCGAACTCCTGATGTTCACCTACCTGGGTGTGCTGATCGCCGTGACGACTCAGTTGCGATGGGTGGCGGGGGCTTCGATGGGATACCTGGCGATAGGATCGCTCATTTTCGCCGCGAAAGGAGGGGATATTGGCGCTTATTTCCTCGGTCGCTATTTTGGTAAAGCCAAACTGATTCCTCGGCTGAGTCCGGGGAAAACTCGCGTCGGTGGCTACGGCGCATTGCTCGGTGGCGGGCTAGCCTCCGTCCTATGGTTTCACTTCGCCACAGGGCAATTCATGCCGGGACAGGATCCACCCGCACTCTGGGCCACTTTACTTTATGGCGTGATCATCGCCATCGTTGGACTAGTAGGTGACCTGGCGGAATCACTCATTAAACGGGATTGCGAACAAAAAGACTCCGCCGCTTTGATGCCAGCTTTTGGAGGATTGCTGGACCTGATCGACTCCGTGATCTATGCCGGCCCGGTCGCATTGCTTCTCTGGTATATCCTGCCGCTACAGACCTGGTAA
- the epmB gene encoding EF-P beta-lysylation protein EpmB — MPSESTSHSRSGSRHWGEQLASAVRTLDDLLARLGLDTTDFGANGANLLPDPEFPLFVPESFLERMEPQNPEDPLLRQVLPFQKEKDQAPGFVIDPLGENAARTVPGLLHKYAGRVLMIAARSCAINCRYCFRRNYPYQQEPSRLADWEPALDYIRGDESIQEVILSGGDPLMLTDRRLRELHDLLSDIPHLQRLRIHSRMPIVLPARVNDELLELLTGSRFSVVVVVHANHPHEIERDCSKALQKLKQAGMIVLNQAVLLRDINDSADVLAELCERLIQLGVLPYYLHQLDRVTGVAHFEVSVDKGRALIEELRRRLPGYAVPRYVQEQAGEPNKTIIEFINDTD, encoded by the coding sequence ATGCCATCAGAATCGACCTCACACTCTCGCTCGGGCTCCCGTCACTGGGGGGAGCAACTTGCTTCAGCCGTTCGGACGCTGGACGATCTCCTGGCCCGGTTGGGGCTGGATACCACCGATTTCGGGGCGAATGGGGCTAATTTACTGCCTGATCCTGAGTTCCCGTTATTTGTGCCTGAATCCTTTCTGGAACGGATGGAGCCCCAGAATCCGGAGGACCCCCTGCTCCGGCAGGTATTACCCTTCCAGAAAGAGAAGGATCAGGCCCCCGGCTTCGTTATTGACCCTCTGGGAGAGAATGCAGCCCGGACTGTCCCCGGTTTGCTCCACAAATACGCTGGCAGGGTATTGATGATTGCCGCCCGAAGTTGTGCCATCAATTGCCGCTACTGTTTTCGACGTAATTACCCCTACCAGCAAGAACCCAGCCGACTTGCCGATTGGGAACCGGCTCTTGACTACATTCGTGGCGATGAATCGATACAGGAAGTGATCCTCAGCGGAGGCGATCCGTTGATGCTGACGGATCGGCGATTAAGAGAACTCCACGACTTGCTGAGCGATATTCCGCATCTTCAGCGTCTACGAATTCACAGCCGGATGCCGATCGTTCTGCCAGCCCGAGTGAACGATGAATTGTTGGAACTATTAACCGGCTCGCGGTTTTCCGTCGTTGTTGTGGTTCATGCCAATCATCCCCATGAAATCGAAAGGGATTGTTCCAAGGCACTGCAAAAGTTGAAGCAGGCAGGAATGATTGTTTTAAATCAGGCAGTGCTTCTCCGGGACATCAATGACTCGGCCGACGTGCTGGCTGAATTATGCGAGCGGCTAATCCAGCTGGGAGTTCTTCCCTATTATCTGCATCAGCTTGACCGTGTGACGGGTGTGGCTCATTTTGAAGTCTCTGTCGACAAAGGACGTGCCTTGATAGAAGAATTGAGGCGGCGACTTCCAGGGTACGCCGTGCCTCGCTACGTCCAGGAACAGGCGGGGGAACCGAACAAGACGATCATCGAGTTCATCAACGATACGGACTAA
- the efp gene encoding elongation factor P, with protein MPQINTGDFRKGTKVILDGEPYDMLECNFVKPGKGQALYKTRLRNLLKGTMLDRTYKSGDSLEGADIRKSDGQYLYRDANGFVFMDNETYEQYTMNEAVAADKVKYLLEGATLQMLYWNDQLIDMTPPQHVTLEITYTEPAAKGNTATNVTKPATVETGAEIQVPAFIEQGDRVKLDASTGEYVERVRT; from the coding sequence ATGCCTCAAATTAACACCGGCGATTTTCGTAAGGGAACCAAAGTCATCCTGGATGGCGAACCTTACGACATGCTCGAATGCAACTTTGTGAAACCGGGTAAAGGGCAAGCGCTCTACAAAACTCGTCTGAGAAATCTCCTCAAAGGAACGATGCTCGACCGCACTTACAAAAGTGGCGACAGCCTCGAAGGGGCTGATATCCGAAAGTCGGATGGACAGTACTTGTATCGCGATGCGAACGGGTTCGTGTTCATGGATAATGAAACTTACGAACAATACACGATGAATGAAGCGGTTGCGGCTGATAAGGTAAAATACCTTCTGGAAGGCGCCACCCTCCAGATGCTGTACTGGAACGATCAACTGATCGACATGACACCTCCGCAGCACGTCACGCTTGAAATCACCTACACTGAACCGGCCGCGAAAGGGAATACCGCGACCAACGTTACTAAACCAGCCACCGTGGAAACGGGTGCTGAAATTCAGGTTCCCGCATTCATCGAGCAGGGGGATCGTGTTAAACTCGACGCCTCTACTGGAGAATACGTCGAACGCGTCCGTACCTAG
- the miaB gene encoding tRNA (N6-isopentenyl adenosine(37)-C2)-methylthiotransferase MiaB — translation MTTESKITPVEHNQKLYIETVGCQMNVLDSELVVGALRQEGYELTSDMLQADTVLFNTCSVREHAEHKIYSQLGRMKFSKRERPDQVIGVIGCMAQKDQDLIFRRAPHVDIIVGTGQLGEIPRMVREARSNREKSMALSLGRKAGSRDSVSASFESYDPLREPEMRPSPYQAYVRIMIGCDKFCTYCVVPSTRGPEQSRAPKDILSETRVLAGQGVKEIILLGQTVNSYKHTEDGRLHRLSDLLHQLHDVDGIDRIKFITSYPKDMGNDLLETIRDLPKAAHYLHVPIQSGCNDVLKMMKRGYTVEQYMEMMGRIREILPDCAVSSDFIVGHPGETEESFEKSMDIIRECRFKNSFIFKYSPRPGTKAFELYEDEIPDKVKKRRNNEMLALQNQISEEDNAGFIGKEVEVLVEGASKTEVKKSGSNSEETDGTIQLMGRTRCDRIVAFDGNPRLKGTLTNISIFDCTPTTLLGSIVTRSYQHGTEGMLPILQ, via the coding sequence ATGACCACCGAGTCCAAAATCACTCCCGTCGAACATAACCAGAAACTGTACATCGAGACAGTTGGCTGTCAGATGAATGTTCTTGACAGCGAACTGGTGGTCGGAGCATTACGCCAGGAAGGTTATGAGCTGACCAGCGACATGCTTCAGGCAGACACCGTCCTGTTCAATACTTGCAGTGTTCGAGAACATGCTGAACACAAAATCTACAGCCAGCTCGGCCGTATGAAGTTCAGCAAACGGGAACGGCCCGACCAGGTCATCGGCGTGATCGGTTGCATGGCCCAGAAAGATCAAGACCTGATTTTCCGTCGCGCTCCCCATGTCGATATCATTGTCGGCACCGGCCAATTGGGTGAAATTCCCAGGATGGTTCGCGAAGCCCGGAGTAATCGTGAAAAATCAATGGCTCTCAGCCTGGGACGCAAAGCAGGCTCCCGCGATTCGGTCAGTGCCAGTTTTGAAAGCTACGACCCACTTCGCGAACCTGAAATGCGTCCATCGCCTTACCAGGCGTATGTCCGCATCATGATTGGTTGCGATAAGTTCTGTACTTACTGCGTCGTCCCCTCCACACGTGGACCCGAGCAGAGCCGTGCCCCCAAAGACATTCTCAGCGAAACTCGCGTGCTTGCCGGCCAGGGAGTAAAAGAAATCATCCTGCTCGGACAGACAGTCAACAGTTACAAACATACGGAAGACGGTCGATTACATCGTCTGTCGGACCTGCTGCATCAACTTCATGACGTCGACGGAATCGATCGCATCAAGTTCATCACCAGTTATCCCAAAGACATGGGGAACGACTTACTCGAAACGATACGGGACCTTCCTAAAGCGGCTCACTACCTCCATGTTCCCATTCAATCAGGTTGTAACGACGTTCTCAAAATGATGAAACGAGGTTACACAGTCGAACAATACATGGAGATGATGGGTCGCATCCGCGAAATTCTCCCGGACTGTGCCGTCTCCAGCGACTTCATTGTTGGTCACCCGGGCGAAACGGAAGAGTCCTTCGAGAAAAGCATGGACATCATCCGCGAATGTCGATTCAAAAATAGCTTTATCTTCAAATACAGTCCACGACCCGGGACCAAAGCATTCGAGCTTTACGAAGACGAAATTCCAGACAAAGTCAAAAAACGCCGTAACAATGAAATGCTGGCACTGCAGAACCAGATTAGTGAGGAAGACAACGCTGGCTTCATTGGAAAAGAAGTCGAAGTACTCGTGGAAGGTGCCAGTAAAACGGAAGTAAAAAAATCAGGGTCTAATTCGGAAGAGACCGACGGGACGATTCAGTTGATGGGACGAACTCGGTGCGATCGGATCGTCGCCTTCGATGGCAACCCTCGCTTAAAGGGAACGCTGACGAACATTTCCATCTTCGATTGCACTCCGACGACCTTACTCGGTTCGATCGTCACCCGGTCCTATCAGCACGGAACCGAAGGCATGTTGCCGATTCTGCAATAA
- a CDS encoding TIGR01777 family oxidoreductase — translation MKVAITGATGLVGRALTQFLEARGDQVFPVTRSKEGKGMEAVFWSPQEGEIEKNKLEGIDAVVHLAGENIASGRWTPELKRKIVESREKGTRLLAETIAGLENPPEVLISSSAIGYYGDRGESQLTEESAPGTGFLPDTCKLWEGATTPASDAGIRVAIIRTGIVLSKEGGALQKMLLPFKLGLGGKVGSGKQYWSWVALEDLVRIIHFAMTHPKISGPVNGTAPCPVTNYEFTKTLGKVLKRPTCLPVPAFAVRTALGEMADDLLLASANVIPAKLEQEGFLFELLSLEDALQSILKKS, via the coding sequence ATGAAAGTGGCCATCACTGGGGCGACTGGTCTGGTCGGTAGAGCCTTGACTCAATTTCTGGAAGCACGGGGCGATCAAGTTTTCCCCGTGACCCGCTCGAAAGAGGGAAAAGGGATGGAGGCTGTCTTCTGGTCTCCGCAGGAGGGGGAGATCGAAAAAAATAAGCTGGAAGGGATCGATGCTGTCGTTCATCTGGCGGGCGAGAATATCGCTTCCGGCCGCTGGACTCCAGAACTCAAACGCAAGATTGTCGAAAGCCGGGAGAAAGGGACGCGACTTCTCGCCGAAACGATTGCCGGGCTGGAGAATCCCCCCGAGGTTCTCATAAGCTCATCCGCCATTGGATACTACGGTGACCGGGGGGAATCACAACTGACCGAAGAGAGCGCTCCAGGTACGGGCTTTTTACCAGACACATGCAAGCTGTGGGAAGGAGCGACGACTCCCGCAAGTGACGCAGGAATCCGCGTCGCCATTATCAGAACAGGGATTGTTCTCTCGAAAGAAGGAGGAGCGCTCCAGAAGATGTTGTTACCATTCAAGCTGGGGCTTGGTGGTAAAGTGGGATCGGGAAAACAGTACTGGAGTTGGGTGGCTCTTGAGGATCTCGTGCGAATCATTCACTTCGCCATGACGCATCCCAAAATCTCCGGACCCGTGAACGGTACGGCCCCCTGCCCGGTTACGAACTACGAATTCACCAAGACACTCGGAAAAGTGCTGAAGCGGCCAACCTGCCTGCCTGTTCCCGCATTTGCGGTGCGAACGGCGCTTGGAGAAATGGCGGACGACTTACTACTGGCCAGTGCCAATGTCATTCCAGCGAAGTTGGAGCAGGAGGGTTTTCTATTTGAGCTACTAAGTCTGGAAGATGCTCTGCAGTCGATTCTCAAAAAATCGTAG
- the cobA gene encoding uroporphyrinogen-III C-methyltransferase produces the protein MSKPGFVYLVGAGPGDPGLITVKGLDCLQRADSILYDGLVNPLLLRHTSAHAERTCRSMGSHGKWLNQSEINEHLITEARAGKTVVRLKGGDPYIFGRGSEEAAALEEAGIAYEVVPGITAATAAAVYAGLSLTHRDFASAVAYVTGHEDPAKEDSTLDYESLAHFSGTLVFYMGLHRLPLIAEKLIAAGKPANTPACVVRRATWTDQRALSSTLAELPTAVKEAGFKAPSLIIVGDCVQQREQIDWFCRRPLLGKRIGITRPEVIRASSEKENEPDNVDRVIHQCWELGAEPVLIPTMQIRPVADATLVVETMQRIDQYDWLIFTSENGVQFFHDFLWAAGKDARAFSSCKLAAIGSSTAAALERYHLRADLVPEEFRAEGLAAALKPHVDGKRLLWVRANRGRDILPEELRPHCDSFEELVVYEHTDIENWSPETVQQIQQGGLDWIGVSSPAIARRLKYLQETHLELSDALEKTRYAALSPVTSQAADEIGLPISATAEVFTWNDLLNTISQNDLKKTVQ, from the coding sequence ATGAGTAAACCAGGTTTTGTCTATTTAGTAGGCGCAGGCCCCGGGGATCCGGGATTAATCACCGTCAAGGGGCTCGATTGTCTCCAGCGCGCCGATTCGATTTTGTACGACGGACTCGTCAATCCGTTGCTACTTCGCCACACATCGGCTCACGCCGAACGAACCTGTCGGTCGATGGGATCCCACGGAAAATGGTTGAACCAATCCGAGATCAACGAGCACCTCATCACTGAAGCACGCGCCGGTAAAACAGTTGTCCGCTTAAAGGGAGGCGACCCTTACATTTTCGGACGCGGTAGTGAAGAAGCGGCCGCGTTGGAAGAGGCGGGCATTGCCTATGAAGTCGTTCCCGGTATCACTGCCGCCACCGCCGCTGCTGTTTACGCAGGTCTCTCGTTGACCCATCGTGACTTCGCCTCTGCTGTGGCGTATGTCACTGGCCATGAAGATCCGGCAAAAGAAGACTCCACGCTCGACTACGAAAGCCTGGCTCATTTTTCGGGTACTCTTGTTTTTTATATGGGCCTGCATCGACTGCCACTCATCGCGGAAAAACTGATCGCCGCAGGCAAACCGGCGAACACGCCCGCCTGCGTTGTACGCCGCGCTACCTGGACCGATCAACGGGCGCTCTCTTCTACTCTTGCGGAACTCCCCACCGCAGTGAAAGAAGCGGGGTTCAAAGCACCTTCGTTAATCATCGTCGGAGACTGCGTGCAGCAGCGAGAACAAATTGACTGGTTCTGTCGCCGGCCATTACTTGGCAAACGGATTGGAATTACTCGACCGGAAGTGATCCGTGCTTCCTCAGAAAAAGAAAACGAACCAGACAACGTCGACAGAGTCATCCATCAATGTTGGGAGCTTGGCGCCGAACCGGTGTTAATCCCCACGATGCAGATTCGCCCCGTGGCAGATGCGACCCTAGTGGTGGAAACGATGCAACGAATTGATCAGTACGACTGGCTGATCTTCACCAGCGAAAATGGTGTTCAGTTCTTTCATGACTTCCTCTGGGCCGCAGGGAAAGACGCGCGGGCCTTTAGTTCCTGCAAACTGGCTGCAATTGGTTCCTCCACGGCCGCGGCGTTGGAACGGTATCACTTGCGTGCCGATTTAGTTCCGGAGGAGTTTCGAGCCGAAGGACTGGCCGCAGCATTAAAGCCACATGTCGACGGGAAACGACTCCTGTGGGTACGTGCTAATCGAGGTCGGGATATCCTACCGGAGGAATTGAGGCCCCACTGCGATTCCTTCGAAGAACTCGTTGTCTACGAACACACTGACATCGAGAATTGGTCACCGGAAACAGTCCAGCAAATACAACAGGGAGGACTCGACTGGATCGGTGTTAGCAGTCCCGCGATTGCCCGGCGACTTAAGTATCTTCAAGAGACTCATCTCGAACTGTCGGACGCACTGGAGAAGACTCGCTACGCCGCTCTCAGCCCGGTCACATCGCAGGCGGCAGACGAAATCGGATTACCGATCTCCGCCACTGCCGAAGTATTTACCTGGAACGATTTGCTTAACACGATCAGCCAGAACGACTTGAAAAAAACTGTCCAGTAA